The window GAAGAACGCGACGCACCTCCCCGGAATGGTCGAGCCCGCGATCTGCATGCCCGACGGCCACCAGGGGTACGGCTTCCCCGTCGGCGGCGTCGGAGCCATCGACGCCCGTACTGGCTGTATTTCGCCCGGAGCGGTCGGCTACGACATAAATTGCGGCGTAAGAATGATAAAAACAAATCTAAAATATAATGATATAAAAGGCCGCGAGTCCGAACTCGTCGACGCGCTCTTCGAGGCGGTCCCCTCCGGGCTCGGCGGCGGCGGCGTGATCGACGGCGACGCCGACGCGATCGAGGGCGCCTTAGAGCGCGGCGTCGAGTGGGCGGTCGAGGAGGGATACGGGATCGAGAGCGACCTCGCGCGCTGCGAGGACGAGGGGCGCCGGCCCGACGCGCGGCCGGAGTACGTCTCCCAGAAGGCGATGGACCGCGGGCGCAACCAGATGGGCTCGCTCGGCTCGGGGAACCACTTCCTCGAGGTCCAGCGCGTCACCGACGTGTTCCTGCCCGAGGTCGCCGAGGCGTACGGACTCGAGGAGGACGGGATCGTCGTCCTGATCCACTGCGGGAGCCGCGGGCTCGGCCACCAGACCTGCAACGACTACCTGCGACGGATCGAGAAGGAGCACGGCGACCTCCTCGACTCGCTGCCGGACAAGGAGCTCGCGGCCGCGCCCGCCGGCTCGGAGCTGGCCGACGAGTACTACGGCGCGATGGGCGCGTGCATCAACTTCGCGTGGGTGAACCGCCAGCTGATCACCCACCAGGCCCGCGAGACGTTCGGTGAGGTGTTCGACGCCGATCCGATCGAGGACCTCGGGATGGAGCTGCTGTACGACGTGGCGCACAACATCGCGAAGAAGGAGACCCACGAGGTCGGCGTCGACGCCGACGGGCGCCCCGCGGTCGGCGACGAGGCCGTGGACCGCGCCGAGCGGGAGCTGTACGTCCACCGCAAGGGTGCCACCCGCGCGTTCCCCGCGGGCCACGAGGACGTGCCCGCGACGTACCGCGACGTCGGCCAGCCCGTGATCATCCCCGGGAGCATGGGCGCGGGCTCGTACGTGCTCCGCGGCGGGGCGGAGTCGCTGTCGGTGTCGTTCGGTTCGACCGCCCACGGCGCCGGTCGGCTGATGAGCCGGACGCAGGCGAAACAGGAGTTCTGGGGCGGCGACGTGCAGGACGACCTCGAGGACGGCCAGCAGATCTACGTGAAGGCGCAGTCGGGCGCGACCATCGCCGAGGAGGCCCCCGGCGTCTACAAGGACATCGACGAGGTGATCCGCGTCAGCGACGAACTGGGAATCGGCGACAAGGTGGCGCGGACGTTCCCCGTCTGCAATATTAAGGGATAGCGGCGGTCGCTCGCCTCTCCGGCGCCGACCTCCTCTCCACGCCGACCTCCTCCCCACGCGAGCGCTTTCCGCCCCCGAGTGCTTATCCCGGATGCCGCGGCCACGTCGCACCGAGATGCGCGACCACTCGCGGAACGGTAGCTCGTCCGACGCGGTCTCCAGACGATCCCTGCTCGGCGGCGTCGCCGCCGTCGCCGGCGGGGGCCTCGCCGGGCTCGGCGCCCTCACGGCGTCGAGCGAGCCGGCGGCCGCGGTCGAGGGGGACCCCGCCGCCTTCGAGGCGGGCGACGCGCCGACCGTCACCAGCAACGACGGCCGGATCGAGTCGGTCTACCTCTCGCCCGTCCTCGACATCTCATGGACCGACTTCTCCGACGGCGTCGAGCGCGTGACGCTCGTGCTCGCGGTCGGGAGCGACGCCGGCGTCGACGAGGTGTACCGGGAGACGCTGACCGCGTCCGACCCGGACGCGACGCCCGGCGACGTCGCGGCGGTGGGAGCAGCCGCCGACGGGAACCCGGACGAGACGGCGCCCGACTTCTCGGCGGTCGACGGCGGCCTCACGGCACGGTTCGAGCGCGCCGACGCGACCGCCCGCGGCGACGCGGTGACGAGCGAGTCGCTCGGCGATCCGGACCTCGCCGGCGGCGAGACCGCGACGACGACCCTTGACGTCGTGTTCCGCGCCGACGTCGCCGGCGGCGGCGACGAGGCCACCGTCGTGCGCACGACGACGGTCGACGTGACGGTCGAGAACCCCGCCGGCGACGCGACCGCGGGCGGCGAGGTGGACGTGGACGCGACGTAGGGCGGACCGTCTCCGGCCCGCTCAGAGGTGCATCCCGCCGTCGACCTCGAGCACCTCTCCGTGGACGTACTCGTTGTCGATCAGGTACCGGACGGAGTCGGCGACGTCCGCGGGTTCGCAGGCGTACTCGGGGAGGTGCGTGTCGACGTTCTCGTGGCCGTGAAACTCGATCCCCTCGAGGTAGTCGAGGATGACGTCGTTGAGGTCGGTCTCGACGGGGCCGGGCGCGACGGCGTTGACCTGCACGCCGTCCGGACCGAGCTCTCGGGCGAGCGCGCGCGTCAGCCCGTGGAGCCCGGCCTTGCTCGCGGCGTAGCTCGCGTCGACCGTCCCGAGCGTGCCACCGACGCTGGAGAGGAAGACGACGTTGCCGCCGCTCTCCCGGAGGTGCGGGGCCGCCGCGCGGGTGACGCGGAACGCCCCCGAGAGGTTGGTGTCGATCACCGACTCCCACTCCGCGTCGGTCGTCTCCTCCAGTCGGTTCGGCCGCGTGATCCCGGCGTTGTTGACGACCGCGTCAAGCGAGTCGAACGCGTCGACCGCCCGCTCGACCAGCCGATCTACCGCCGCGGACTCAGAGACGTCGGCCCGCACGGTGACGGCGTCGCCGCCGGCCTCGCGGATCCGATCTGCCGTCTCCGCCGCGGCGGCCTCGTCCGACCGGTAGTTGACGACGATGTCGCGCTCCGCGAGCTCGACCGCGACCGCTCGTCCGATGCCGCGACTGCTTCCGGTGACCAGTATCGCCATACCCGCCCGTGTGATTACTAACTAATACCACTAACGAATACCACGTCGGTTCCGAACACTGCTCGGCCGCGGTCGGACCCGAGGTCCCGTCAGCGCTCCTGCCCCGGCTCCAGTCAGCGCTCCCGCTTCGCCTCCCGCCCGAGCTCCTCCTCGACGGCCTCCACCTTTCGGTCGGCGGTCGTCGCCGCGGCCCGCTTGTCGTCGATCTTCAGCACCGTCGAGACCCGGTCGCCGTCGACGGCGGCGTGGGCGGCCGCGGCGGCGGCGAACACCGTCTCGGCGTCGTCGGCCTCGATCACGGTGCCCATCGGGTTCGTCTCGTAGCTCACGTCGAACTCGTCGAGCGCGGCGACGGCCTTCGCGACCTCCCCGGCCATGCTCCCCTCGATCGCCGGTGCGACGCTCAGCAGCGCGACTGTGGTCATGGCCGAGGATTCGCACCGACGTTATTTAAAAACGGCCGAGCGGTGCCAGCTACCGGTCGAGGGCGTCCACTCTCCCGGTGTCAGCTACCGGTCGAGGGCGTCCCGCAAGAACGAGAGCTGATGCCCCACCGCCGGCTCGAAGTCCTCGCCGAACGGGGAGAAATGGTCCGCGGGCATGGTGACGACGGTCCCGCGCGAGAGCCGTTCGCCGGCGTCCACGACCGCCTCGCTGTCGACGATGGCGTCGTCGGTCCCCGCCAACAGAAGCGTCGGCGCCCGGATCTCGTCGATCCGTCCGACCGGCCGGTAGTTCGCGACGCGCAGCAGCGACCGCGCCGGCGTCTCGTTACGCCACGTCGAGTCGCGGTCGACCAGATCGAGGTACTTCCGCTTCGTCCCCGGCTCCGTGATCGCCGCGAGCTCCTCGGTGCCGCCGACGATCGGGACGGTCCGCCCCCGACCGAACCGATGCCCGATCAGATCGCGGAGCCCGGCCGCTCCGGAGCGCGCGAGGTACTTGGCACCGCGACGCCGGGCGATCGCCCGGCCGTCGAGCATCGGGACGGCGCCGATCGCGGCGTCGACATCGCGGCGCTCCGCGGCGAGCGTGAGGACGTGCGCCGCCGACAGCGACGCGCCCCAGAGGACGAGGTCGCGGCCAACGGCGTCGACGCGGCGGACGCGGTCGATCGCGGCCGCGTAGTCGGCGCGCTGGTCCGCGGGGTGGACCGCCTGCGAGTCGCCGTCGGAGGCGCCGAACTCGCGGTAGTCGAACAGGAACGCGGCGTAGCCGGCGTCGGCGAACCGCTCCGCGACGGCCGGATAGCCGAAGCTCCGCTCCGCGCCGAGGCCGGGCGCCATCACGACCACCGGCGGATCGGCGGCGTCGCCGCCCGGGAGGTAGAGTGTCCCCCGACAGGTGTCGCCGTCGACCTCGAACGCGAGCGCCCGCGTGGCAAACCGCTCGCGAGGCGGCCGGTCGAGTCGCCGCTGCGCGCGGTTCACCGGGTTCCGACGGGTCACGCTCGGTCCTCGGAAGCTGCTCGGTCGTCGCCCCGGGCGGGCCCGCCGTCGTCGGGCTCCGCGTCCCCGGTATCGGGGTCAGCGCCCCCGTCTTCGGGCTCGGCACTTCCGTCGGCGTGCGTCAGCGTCTCCAGCACGCGCGTCGAGAACTCCGTCTCCGAGATCTCGTACGCGGCCAGCGCCTCGAACCACTCCGCCTCGGCGCGCCACGTCCCGAGGACGTCGCCGGGCGAGCGGACGACGGTCGCCTCGACCCGGACGGGGTCCCACTCGTCCGCCTCGGCGCGGTCGATGAGCGCGTTGAGCGCGCGCCCGATCTCGCCGCGGTGCACCTCGCGCCCGGGAAACGCCGTCATGTACGTGAGGTTCAGGGGGCCGCCGCCGTCGATCTCCTCGACGCTGATCCCGTAGCTGCGGAGCGCCGGCTCCACGTCGGCCGTCTGCTCGTCGCCGGTCATACGGGACGGTCGACCGGGCGGAATAAATCGCTACCGGCGTGGGCGTCGCTCGACGGGTGAGAACGTATCGGTCCGTCGAAAGCCGCGGACGGGGGTGACCGCCGCAGAGGGCGGTCGGTCGGAGTTGTCAGAGGCACACGATTGTCCCGCGCGGCCAACTGGTTGTACTCCCCGAAATCATATAAACGCTCGGGAGGCGGCCGTTCGGGAGCCCGTGGCTCGGATTCTCCCCGCTCCGAGTCCCCGACCGCCACGACCCTGTCCGCCCGACCGGGCATCCTTTATCACCGTCGCGGAACAGGATCCGGTATGCTCCGGGGTGCGTCGTCGGCGCTGTCGCGATCCGCCGACGCCGTCGGCGTCCTCGTCGTCGGCGGCCTCCTGACCCTGCTGACGTGGGTGATCACGCCGGTCTGGGTCGGCAGCGTCGTCGCGTTCCCCCCGCTCGTCATCCTCGCGCCGCTCGCGCTCGCGCCGGCGTTCGTCCGTCGCGGGTACCTCGTCCGCGTCGTCGCCGGCGCGGGCGCGACCGGGAACCGCGACGGCGCGCCCCCCTTCGTCGCGTGGAACGAGCTGTACCGCGACGGGCTCAAGTCGGCCCTGCTGAGCGCGCTGCTCCTCGCGCCGCTGGCGCTGCTGTTCGCGGGCGTCGCCCTCGCGGGCGTCGCCGTCGGAACCGGCTCCGTCGACCTCGCTCCCGCGGTCGGACTCGTCGAGCGCGCGCTCGGAGGGAGCGGCGTCCCCGCCGTCGTCGCCGCCGGGGCCGGGCTCCTGACCGTCGTCACCGCGGGGTACCTCCTCGCGTTCGCGTACGTCCGGCCGGCCGCGCTGGCCGCGTTCGCCGCGTCCGGCCGGCTCCGCGACGCCCTCCGACCGGGGCGGGTCGCCGCCGTCGCCGGGGCGGGTACGTACGCGACCGCGTGGGCCGTCGCGGTCGCGACGCTCGGTGCGGGGTACGCGCTCGCCGCGCCGTTCGTCCCGCTCGTCGTCGGCGTCGCGTTCGTCTTCGTCGTCCGGGTCATCGCGCACGCCCTCTACGGCCGCGGCACCGCGGAAACGATCGAGTTCGGCGGCGCGGAGCCGACCGCGTCGACCGACCTCGGGGCGTCGCCGGCGACGGGAAAGCGGGTCCACGGCTCGCCTTCGGACCGGTCCGAACCGGCTCTGGGTCGATCCGAGTCACCCCCGGGTCGGTCCGGGCCGGCTCCGGACCGCCTCGACGGCGGGTTCCGGCGCTCGCCGCGTGAGCCGCCAGCGACGGTACAGACCGGCCGGACGGTTCCGTTCGATCCCGGGGACACCGGCGACGCGGGCGGCTTCGAGTGGAACGCAGAACGCGACCTCGACGGCGACGACGAGGTCGACGCCGACCCCGCCGACCGCGATGTCGACGGCGGCTTCCAGTGGGGCGTCGGCGTCGACCCGGAAGACAAGAGTTGATACGAGCGCGGGCGAACGGTCGGGCATGCGCATCTCCGACCGGGGCTACGGCGAGGAGGGCCGGGAGCGGCTCACCCTCGTCCCCGAGAACGTCGACGACCTCTGGCACCTCGCGCACGTCCTCGAACCCGGGGACCTCGTCGAGGGCGACACCACCCGCCGGATCCAGCGGAACGACGATCAGATGCGGGACACCGGCGGCCAGCGCGAGCACCTGTTCGTCACGCTGGAGGTCGACGACGTGGAGTTCGCCCGGTTCGCCAACCGGCTCCGCGTCTCGGGCGTGATCGTCGGCTGCTCCCGCGAGGACCAGCTCAACGCCCACCACACGCTCAACGTCGAGGAGCACGACGAGATCACGGTCGAGAAGCACTTCAAACCGGACCAGACGGAGCGGCTGGAGGAGGCGACGGAGGCCGCCGAGAACCCCGACGTCGCCATCGCGACCGTCGAGGAGGGCGCCGCCTACGTCCACACGGTCCAGCAGTACGGCACCGAGGAGTACGCCTCGTTCACGAAGCCGACCGGGAAGGGCGAGTACTCCCGCCCCCGCGAGGAGCTGTTCGCCGAGCTCGGCGAGGCGCTGGCGCACCTCGACGCCGACGCCGTGATCCTCGCCGGCCCGGGGTTCACGAAGCAAGACGCGCGCGACTACATCGAGGAGGAGTACCGCGACCTCCCCGACCGGATCACCACTGTCGACACCTCGGCCGCGGGCGACCGGGGGGTCCACGAGGTCCTGAAGCGCGGCGCGGTCGACGAGGTGCAAAAGGAGACGCGGATCTCGAAGGAGGCGAACCTGATCGACGAGCTGACCGAGAACATCGCGCAGGGCGCGAAGGCGACGTACGGCCCCGAGGACGTGGCCGAGGCCGCCGAGTTCGGCGCGATCGAGACCCTGCTGGTGGTCGACGACCGGCTCCGCACGGAGCGACAGCAAGAGGGCGACTGGTCGATCGACGTCAACGAGGTGATCGAGTCGGTCGAGCGGCAGGGCGGCGACGTGGTCGTCTTCTCCTCGGAGTTCGCGCCCGGCGAGCAGCTCTCGAACCTCGGCGGGATCGCCGCGATCCTGCGCTATCGGCTGGAGTAGCGAGTCCAAGCGACGGACCCGCTCCCCCGCGGTTCGTCGCTCCCGAAAACACTTACCTATCGTGAGGAGAGTCGACCCATGAAACGGCGTTCCCTCCTCCGGGGCGCGGTTCCCCTCTGCGCGGGCCTCGCCGGCTGCTCCGGATTGGTCTCCGATTCCCCGACGCTCTCCCTGACCGTCTTCAATCACTCCGAGAGCCCGTACACGGTCGAGGTGACAATCTCCCAGACGGATGCCACCTCCAGAAGCGACGCCAGGGTGTTCTCCGGGACGATCGACGTCGAGCCGGACGGTCAGGCCGTCCGCGAAGACGTCGCCGAACGGCGGCCGTACCTCGTCGAGTACGGCCTCTACGAGGACAACAGCGATCTGACGGACCAAGACCACGTCCACTACTATCCGGGCGACGAGGGCGAGGATGGCGGTTTGGCGTTCGATATCGATTCATCCGGGACCCTGACGCGGAGGTGGTGACCGCCGCCCGCCGGCGATCTGACCACCGACGGTCGCCGTCGAGTCGTCGGTTCGTTCCTATCTCCCCGTGAGCGCCTCGCTCGCGGGCGCGAAGTCGATCGTCTGCCCTCGTCCTTTCTCGCTCGCTCGCTCGTAAAGCATGTGCGCGGCCGCGACCGTCTCGATCCCGGTCCCGCCGGAGTCGAAGACCGTGATTTCCTCCTCGCTCGTCCGGCCGGGATGCCCGCCGGCGACGACCTCGCCGAGGTCGGCCGCGACGTGGTCCTCGCCGACGAGCCCCGCCTCGACCGCGGCGAGGAACGAGCCCGCGTCCTGCGCCGCCCGCTCGCGGATGTCGGGGACGTACGTCGACCGGGCGACAAGCTCCGGCGGGAGCTCGTTCTTCTCCGGGTGGTACTGCCCCATCGACGTGACGTGGGTGCCGGGCTCGACGTCCGCGTCGTCGACGACCGGGTCGCTCGCGTTCGTCGCGGTGATCACCACGTCGGCGCCGGCGACCGCCGCGCTCGCGCTCGGGACCGCCGAGATGTCGGGCTCGATCCGGTCGTCGAACTCGTCCGCGAACGCCTCGCGGTGCTCGGCCGTCGGCGAGAACACCCGGACGGCCTCGAAGTCGCGCACGGTCGCGGTCGTCGCGAGCTGGCCGCGGGCCTGCGCGCCGCTCCCGATCACGGCGACATCCGTTGCGTCCTCGCGAGCGAGCGCGTCGACCGCGGTCGCCCCCGCGGCGCCCGTCTTAAACGGGTTCATCGACGCGCCGTCGAGCACCGCGAGCGGCTCGCCCGACTCGGCGTCGAACAGCGGGGTCATGAACCACGCGTCGCCCGCGCCGAACCCCGCGGAGTAGGTGTAGCCGCCCATCGCGCCCGTCTCCGGCAGCAGCGCGGCGTAGGTCGTCAGCATGCCCGGCGGGTCGCGGTTGTACAGCTTCGTCCGCGGTTCCGCGGGCGCGCCCTCGCCGATCTGGCGGTACGCGTCGCGCACGGCGGCGACGTAGTCGGCCGGCTCGGCGAGGTCGTCGACGTCGGCGCTCGTGAGAAACAGCGTCTCGGTCATACCCGACCGGTCGGGCGCCGGGGACTAAACCGTGCAGGGAACCGGAACGCGACGCGGCGCGAGCTGCCGGCGGTCGGCGCGTCGACCGGCGTCGGCCTCTCCGGGCGCGTCAGTCGGAGCCGCCGGCTCGCGACCGCCCGCTCTGCGACCGGTCGACCGCGCGGTCGATCGACTCCCCGACGGAGCCGTCGCGGGACCGATCGGTCCGCCCGCGAACGTCGGTGACTGGGTTCCGGACGAACATCGCGTGGGCCACGATGGCGCCCGCGACGAGGGCGCCCCCGGGTAGCGCGGCCGTCAACGACAGTCCGACCAGGTTGAGGAAGGCGGTCACACCGATCAACGCAGCCGGAATGAGCCCAAGGACGTAGTCGTAGTACCCAGTCATGCTTCGCTGTAAACTATGACAAAATCACTATTAAAACTTTATCAGGGTTCTCCGTGGCACCTCAAATGATCATTTCGAAGTTGTTCATAAGTTATATGGACTATCATCGCGGTCAACGCGAGCCAGTGGACCGCCGCTGCGGCGGCTCTCGGGCCGGACGAGGCCGTCGGAGACGCGGCGGAATCGGGGCAGAAAAGCAGCGCGGGGAACGGGTCAGCCAACGCAACGGGTCAGCCAACGACGGTCGAGGCGCCGGCGCGGGTTGTTATCGGAGCCTGAAGTACAGGGCGCGCCAGCCGCCGAGGAACGCCGACCCCGCCACGAGCATGACGACGGCGAAGCTCAGTTCGGCGCCGCCGCGGAAGACGAACGCGCGGAGCCCGAGTCCGACGACGGCCGCCGGGATCCACGACCGGATCGCCAGCGGCACCGACGACTTCGCCGTCTCCGCGGCGCCGGCGGAGTACGCGCCGACGACCGGCGCGATCAGGGCCCAGGCGATCAGGAACGGCGCGTAGACGCCGGGCAGGTACAGCGGGTTCGCCGTGAGGAACTCGACCGAGGTGTGGTTCAGCGTCCCGATAGTCAGCATGACGATCAGCGCGAGCAGGTCGCCGACCAGGAGCGGCGCGGCGGCGCGGTCGAGGCGATTCGAGAGGAACGACGAGTCGGCCATGTCGACCAGTCTGGGGCGCCCCTACTTTGTACGCACGGATTCGGTCGGGCGGTCGCCGCGCCGGCGAGCGTCGCCGCGCCAACGAGCATCGCCTACTCGTACAGCGGGTGCGCCTCGCAGAGCTCGACGACGCGCTCGCCGACCTCGTAGATGACCTCGTCGCTGTCGACGTCGTCGACGACGCGGTAGATGAGATCGCCGACCTCCTCGATCGCCGCCTCGTCGAACCCGCGGGTCGTGAGCCCGGCCGTCCCTGCGCGGATCCCCGAGGGATTGAACGGCGACCGCGTCTCGCCCGGCACGGTGTTCCCGTTGAGCACGATGTTCGCGGCCGCGAGCGCGTCCTCCGCGTCGCCGCCCGGCAGGTCCGGGTGCGAGTCGCGGAGGTCGGCCAACACGAGGTGGTTGTCGGTGCCGCCGGAGACCAGGGAGAGCCCGTGCCCCTGAAGCGTCTCGGCGAGGACCTCGGCGTTGTCGACGACCTGCTGCGCGTACGCCTCGAACTCGGGCTCGAGCGCCTCCTTGAACCCCACCGCCTTGCCGGCGACGTTGTGCATGAGGGGGCCGCCCTGCCCGCCGGGGAACACCGCCTTGTCGATGTCGTCGGCGTACTCCTCGTCGCACAGTACGATCCCGCCGCGCCCGGCGCGGATCGTCTTGTGGGTCGAGCCGGTGACGAAGTCGGCGACGCCGACCGGCGACGGGTGGACGCCCGCCGCGACGAGCCCGGTGATGTGGGCGATGTCGGCGAGGTGGTAGGCGTCGACCGCGTCGGCGGCGGCCTGGATCGCCTCCCAGTCGACGGTCCGCGGGTACGCGGAGTAGCCGGAGACGATGATGTCCGGCTCGAACTCCTCGGCCGTCTCGCGGAGGCCCTCGTAGTCGATGTACCCCGTCTCGGGGTCGACCTCGTACTGCTCGACCTCGTAGATCTGCCCGGTGAAGTTCGCGGGGTGGCCGTGCGAGAGGTGGCCGCCGTGGGTCAGGTCCAGCGAGAGGATCTTGTCGCCGGGCTCCAACACCGCGTAGTACACCGCCTGGTTCGCCTGCGTCCCGGAGTGCGGCTGGACGTTGACGTGTTCGGCGCCCCACAGCTCCTTGGCGCGCTCGATCGCGAGCTCCTCGACCTCGTCGGCGTACTCGCAGCCCGCGTAGTACCGCGCGCCCGGGTACCCCTCCGCGTACTTGTTCGTGAGGACGCTCCCCTGCGCCTCCAGCACCGCCTCGCTAACGTGGTTCTCGCTGGCGATCATCGCGAGCGTCTGCTCCTGTCTGTCGCGCTCGCCGGCCAGCGCGTCGGCGACCGCCGGGTCGACCTCCCGGACGTGCTCGTTGTCCATGTACGAAGGCGGGTGCGATCGCGCATTAATCCTTCCGTCACGGCGTCGCCCACACGCTGGTCTCCCGTCGCGTCCGCCACTCGCAACGACGCGTCGTTCCCGCCGTTTTCGGTTCGAACCTCGAATCCGGCATTTTCGGAGGTCTCGGCGGCTGAAAACCCGTTGTTCCCTTCCTGAATCCCGTTAATATTAAATAGATATCTGGCTTTTATCCGAGGAGATAGATGGTATCGAATTTACTGGAGACGGACGTCGAGAACGTCCTCGATACGGCGTTCGCCGGCGCCGACGAGGAGCTCCTCGTCGTCGACCCGTCCGCGGAGACGATCGTATCGCTCGTCGAGGCGGCAACCGGCCGCGACGACCTGCCGACGCTGTCGATGCTGGCGGACGAACGCACGCTGAAGGACGTGACAGACGACTTCCTCGTCGCGTCGAAGGCGGCCGACCTCGTCGCCGACGGGTCGCTCGGGCTCCGCGTGCTCTCGACCGAGGTGGACAACGCGCTGTTCGTCTCTCCCTCGCGGGTCGTCGTTCTCGTGAGCGCGGGCGAGCACGTCGCCGCGCTCTCGACCGAGGAGGACGACTTCGTCGACGAGGTGTTCGCGACGCACCGCGACGCCTTCGAGTCGGCCGAGGAGTACGGGCTCCGGACCCCGGCGCTCAGCCGCGTCCGCGAGACGATGGCGGCCGAGATCGGCGAGGCCGCCCGCGACGACTTCGACGCCGTGCTCGCCTCGATGGAGTCGGCGGACGCCGCGCTCGACGAGGTGACCGTCTCGCTGCTCGTCGCCGCGAAGAACGACGTGCTCCTCTACGACATCTCGAAGTGGGGCGAGGACGTCGGGATCGCCTCGAAGGCGACGTTCTCCCGGACGAAAACCCGGCTGGAGGATCTCGGAATCATCGACACGGAGAAGGTCCCGATCGACGTCGGTCGCCCCCGGCTCCGGCTCAAGCTCGGTGACGACCGGCTCCACGGCGTCGACGCCGAGGAGCTCGCCGGTGTCGCGAGCGAGCTGATGGATTGAATCGGCGCCGTTTGGCCGAATCGTCGCGCCGTCTCCGCCTCCGACACCGCGACCCGCGGCTTTTTTCCGCTCCCTCGCGTCGAACGGGATATGGACATCGGACTTGTCGGCGAGGGCCCCGCGGTCGACGCCGTCTCGGCCGCGCTCGGGGACGTCGACGTGAACGTGATGCCGGTCGAGCCGGGGCTGCTGGACGGATTCGACCTCGCGGTCGTGGCCGACACCGCCGGCTCGTCGGCGTTCGCGGCCGCGAACGACGCCCTCGACCGCTGGGTGGGGATCGAGGTCGGCGGCCTCGGCGGGGTCCCGCTCGACGAGGTCGACGCCGCGGTGACCGTCTTCGACGAGGCCTGCTACGACTGCCTTCGGACGCGGGTCGCGAGCGGCGGCGCGGAGCCGGCGGACGCCCCGCAGGGCCGCCGGTCGGCGGTGCGCTACGCCGGTGCGCTCGCCGGGCGCCGCGTCATCCGGCTGCTCGCGGGCGACTCAGTCGCCGACACGGTCGTCGAGGTGCCGGGCGCGGAGCGCAGCCTGCTCCCGGTCCCCGGCTGCGACTGCGGCGACGCCCCCGGCGACGCGCTCCCGCGGGAGCACGCGGAGCGCCCGCTCGACGAGTCGATCGACCGCGCCGAGCGAGCGGTGGACGCCCGGATCGGCGCGCTCTCGGAGGTCGGCGAGCGGGAGTCGTTCCCGGTGCCGTACTACGTCGCGCGCGTCGCCGACACCACGCCCTTCTCGGACGTCCGGGCCGCCGAGTTCGGCGGCGGCGTCGACGCCGGCTGGGACGCGGCGTTCATGAAGGCGCTCGGCGAGGGGTTAGAGCGGTACGCGGCGGGGGTCTACCGCGAGGCGTCGTTCACGCGGGCACCGGCCGCGAACGTCCCGAACCCGGTGACTCCCGACGCGTTCGTGCGCCCCGACGACGCCGAGGCGTACGACCGCGACG is drawn from Halorubrum sp. CBA1229 and contains these coding sequences:
- a CDS encoding RtcB family protein, with amino-acid sequence MTTREFDGIRLEKVRDHVWEIPREGEMNVPARVLASESLLEEIGDDDSLQQLKNATHLPGMVEPAICMPDGHQGYGFPVGGVGAIDARTGCISPGAVGYDINCGVRMIKTNLKYNDIKGRESELVDALFEAVPSGLGGGGVIDGDADAIEGALERGVEWAVEEGYGIESDLARCEDEGRRPDARPEYVSQKAMDRGRNQMGSLGSGNHFLEVQRVTDVFLPEVAEAYGLEEDGIVVLIHCGSRGLGHQTCNDYLRRIEKEHGDLLDSLPDKELAAAPAGSELADEYYGAMGACINFAWVNRQLITHQARETFGEVFDADPIEDLGMELLYDVAHNIAKKETHEVGVDADGRPAVGDEAVDRAERELYVHRKGATRAFPAGHEDVPATYRDVGQPVIIPGSMGAGSYVLRGGAESLSVSFGSTAHGAGRLMSRTQAKQEFWGGDVQDDLEDGQQIYVKAQSGATIAEEAPGVYKDIDEVIRVSDELGIGDKVARTFPVCNIKG
- a CDS encoding thiamine-binding protein; the protein is MTTVALLSVAPAIEGSMAGEVAKAVAALDEFDVSYETNPMGTVIEADDAETVFAAAAAAHAAVDGDRVSTVLKIDDKRAAATTADRKVEAVEEELGREAKRER
- a CDS encoding DUF4013 domain-containing protein, which gives rise to MLRGASSALSRSADAVGVLVVGGLLTLLTWVITPVWVGSVVAFPPLVILAPLALAPAFVRRGYLVRVVAGAGATGNRDGAPPFVAWNELYRDGLKSALLSALLLAPLALLFAGVALAGVAVGTGSVDLAPAVGLVERALGGSGVPAVVAAGAGLLTVVTAGYLLAFAYVRPAALAAFAASGRLRDALRPGRVAAVAGAGTYATAWAVAVATLGAGYALAAPFVPLVVGVAFVFVVRVIAHALYGRGTAETIEFGGAEPTASTDLGASPATGKRVHGSPSDRSEPALGRSESPPGRSGPAPDRLDGGFRRSPREPPATVQTGRTVPFDPGDTGDAGGFEWNAERDLDGDDEVDADPADRDVDGGFQWGVGVDPEDKS
- a CDS encoding DUF3054 domain-containing protein, whose protein sequence is MADSSFLSNRLDRAAAPLLVGDLLALIVMLTIGTLNHTSVEFLTANPLYLPGVYAPFLIAWALIAPVVGAYSAGAAETAKSSVPLAIRSWIPAAVVGLGLRAFVFRGGAELSFAVVMLVAGSAFLGGWRALYFRLR
- a CDS encoding SDR family oxidoreductase — its product is MAILVTGSSRGIGRAVAVELAERDIVVNYRSDEAAAAETADRIREAGGDAVTVRADVSESAAVDRLVERAVDAFDSLDAVVNNAGITRPNRLEETTDAEWESVIDTNLSGAFRVTRAAAPHLRESGGNVVFLSSVGGTLGTVDASYAASKAGLHGLTRALARELGPDGVQVNAVAPGPVETDLNDVILDYLEGIEFHGHENVDTHLPEYACEPADVADSVRYLIDNEYVHGEVLEVDGGMHL
- a CDS encoding alpha/beta fold hydrolase; protein product: MTRRNPVNRAQRRLDRPPRERFATRALAFEVDGDTCRGTLYLPGGDAADPPVVVMAPGLGAERSFGYPAVAERFADAGYAAFLFDYREFGASDGDSQAVHPADQRADYAAAIDRVRRVDAVGRDLVLWGASLSAAHVLTLAAERRDVDAAIGAVPMLDGRAIARRRGAKYLARSGAAGLRDLIGHRFGRGRTVPIVGGTEELAAITEPGTKRKYLDLVDRDSTWRNETPARSLLRVANYRPVGRIDEIRAPTLLLAGTDDAIVDSEAVVDAGERLSRGTVVTMPADHFSPFGEDFEPAVGHQLSFLRDALDR
- a CDS encoding mRNA surveillance protein pelota, which translates into the protein MRISDRGYGEEGRERLTLVPENVDDLWHLAHVLEPGDLVEGDTTRRIQRNDDQMRDTGGQREHLFVTLEVDDVEFARFANRLRVSGVIVGCSREDQLNAHHTLNVEEHDEITVEKHFKPDQTERLEEATEAAENPDVAIATVEEGAAYVHTVQQYGTEEYASFTKPTGKGEYSRPREELFAELGEALAHLDADAVILAGPGFTKQDARDYIEEEYRDLPDRITTVDTSAAGDRGVHEVLKRGAVDEVQKETRISKEANLIDELTENIAQGAKATYGPEDVAEAAEFGAIETLLVVDDRLRTERQQEGDWSIDVNEVIESVERQGGDVVVFSSEFAPGEQLSNLGGIAAILRYRLE
- a CDS encoding ornithine cyclodeaminase family protein; translation: MTETLFLTSADVDDLAEPADYVAAVRDAYRQIGEGAPAEPRTKLYNRDPPGMLTTYAALLPETGAMGGYTYSAGFGAGDAWFMTPLFDAESGEPLAVLDGASMNPFKTGAAGATAVDALAREDATDVAVIGSGAQARGQLATTATVRDFEAVRVFSPTAEHREAFADEFDDRIEPDISAVPSASAAVAGADVVITATNASDPVVDDADVEPGTHVTSMGQYHPEKNELPPELVARSTYVPDIRERAAQDAGSFLAAVEAGLVGEDHVAADLGEVVAGGHPGRTSEEEITVFDSGGTGIETVAAAHMLYERASEKGRGQTIDFAPASEALTGR